In Helicoverpa armigera isolate CAAS_96S chromosome 20, ASM3070526v1, whole genome shotgun sequence, one DNA window encodes the following:
- the LOC110376443 gene encoding insecticyanin-B: protein MLAQCLVLALAVFRVEGAMMNMSCPDVTPRELDWKALDGIWYLTAIATEDMVVQGDCATVLFDHQNTTDVSISWITNNTVTYYNGSVALIPDPNSNSTGDLLLVTYDDDKTETYSFLDVNYEHYAVIFACYNNDDGNSSTYEIWKLTRTPHLKDTDAEKLDKAIANYSLQDTQFFTFNNTEDTCRVNSGHQLDTSTLVVTSAAALALFRRFY from the exons ATGTTGGCCCAATGTTTGGTGTTGGCTTTAGCAGTGTTCAGGGTGGAAGGTGCTATGATGAATATGAGCTGTCCTGATGTGACTCCAAGGGAATTGGATTGGAAAGCG CTGGACGGCATCTGGTACCTCACAGCCATTGCCACCGAAGACATGGTGGTCCAAGGCGACTGTGCCACCGTACTATTCGACCATCAGAACACCACCGATGTCTCCATCAGCTGGATCACCAACAATACTGTGACATATTACAACGGGTCCGTCGCTCTGATACCGGATCCCAATAGCAATAGTACTGGGGATCTATTGCTTGTTACTTATGATG ATGACAAGACTGAAACCTACTCGTTCTTGGACGTGAATTACGAACACTATGCCGTCATCTTCGCTTGCTACAATAATGACGATGGAAACAGCAGTACTT ATGAAATATGGAAGCTTACCCGCACACCGCATCTGAAAGACACAGACGCCGAGAAACTGGACAAGGCAATTGCAAACTACAGCCTACAGGACACACAGTTTTTCACCTTTAACAACACAGAAGATACTTGCAGGGTTAACAGTGGACATCAGCTTGATACTTCAACCCTTGTAGTGAcgtcagcagccgcgcttgcgttATTCAGAAGGTTTTATTAA